A single Candidatus Brocadiaceae bacterium DNA region contains:
- a CDS encoding outer membrane lipoprotein carrier protein LolA: MHADHRRRLPAVLGLLFAAVFAVSAPLGHAADAEGMVGAAPRSLSGEEVAELLKRLETRLQSTSSLRADFIQEKHMSIFTDVLTARGTLLFERPNAVRFEMIEPFRSVLVARGRAVAKYECVEGRWEKLDPAAASAMKAVTDQMILWHGGSLQEQKGAYDIGAVRAEHTTIVLTPRDREVREYIGAVELTLDEEESYFQCVTIRESGGDYTCMRFARPARNLSIPKAVFDPALDEPVRLEDVMPSPPTAPDPQPPPAPRADQGAAPDS, from the coding sequence ATGCACGCAGATCATCGGAGACGGCTGCCCGCAGTCCTCGGCCTTCTGTTCGCGGCCGTGTTCGCCGTGTCTGCGCCGCTCGGGCATGCGGCAGATGCGGAAGGGATGGTCGGGGCGGCGCCGCGTTCGCTCAGCGGCGAGGAGGTGGCGGAGCTGCTCAAGAGACTGGAGACCAGGCTTCAGAGCACGTCGTCTCTGAGGGCGGACTTCATCCAGGAGAAGCACATGAGCATCTTCACGGACGTCCTGACGGCGCGCGGGACGCTGCTGTTCGAACGCCCGAACGCCGTGCGGTTCGAGATGATCGAACCGTTCCGCTCGGTGCTCGTCGCCAGGGGGAGGGCCGTCGCGAAGTACGAGTGCGTGGAGGGCCGCTGGGAGAAACTGGACCCCGCCGCCGCATCGGCCATGAAGGCGGTGACGGACCAGATGATCCTGTGGCACGGGGGATCGCTCCAGGAGCAGAAGGGCGCCTACGACATCGGCGCCGTCCGGGCCGAACACACCACGATCGTGCTGACGCCGCGCGACCGGGAGGTGCGCGAGTACATCGGCGCCGTGGAACTCACGCTGGACGAAGAGGAGAGCTACTTCCAATGCGTGACGATCCGCGAGAGCGGAGGCGATTACACGTGCATGCGCTTCGCGCGGCCGGCGCGCAACCTCAGCATCCCCAAGGCGGTGTTCGACCCGGCGCTTGACGAGCCGGTCCGGCTCGAAGACGTCATGCCGTCTCCCCCGACCGCGCCGGACCCGCAGCCCCCGCCGGCGCCGCGAGCCGATCAGGGCGCGGCGCCCGACTCCTGA
- the fabG gene encoding 3-oxoacyl-ACP reductase FabG — protein sequence MGDAQRQVALVTGAGRGIGRAIAVALARTGRHVLINYRTRRDSAEEALQQVEAAGGTGELLPFDVADSEAANRAVQGVIECHARIDILVNNAGIRSDMLMVWMKHDEWQRLLDVNLTGFFNVTQPVVKEMVLRRSGRIVSISSTSGQSGLPGQVAYAASKAGLIGATQALAKEVARRHVTVNAVAPGYIDTEMLEGLDKEAVADKVPVGRLGTAEEVASLVVFLCSDEAAYITGQVIGVNGGIY from the coding sequence ATGGGTGACGCGCAGCGACAGGTCGCACTGGTGACGGGAGCCGGCCGCGGGATCGGGCGTGCCATTGCCGTGGCCCTCGCCCGAACCGGCAGGCACGTGCTCATCAACTACCGCACCCGCCGGGACTCGGCCGAGGAGGCCCTGCAGCAGGTCGAGGCCGCCGGCGGCACCGGCGAGCTGCTGCCGTTCGACGTCGCGGACAGCGAGGCGGCCAACCGGGCCGTGCAGGGCGTCATCGAATGCCATGCCCGCATCGACATACTGGTGAACAACGCCGGCATCCGCAGCGACATGCTGATGGTGTGGATGAAGCACGACGAATGGCAGCGCCTGCTGGACGTGAACCTGACCGGGTTCTTCAACGTGACGCAGCCCGTGGTCAAGGAGATGGTCCTCAGGCGGTCCGGCCGGATCGTCAGCATCTCCAGCACCTCGGGGCAGTCCGGCCTGCCGGGGCAGGTCGCCTACGCGGCGTCGAAGGCCGGCCTCATCGGCGCCACGCAGGCGCTGGCCAAGGAGGTGGCCAGACGGCACGTGACCGTGAACGCCGTCGCGCCCGGCTACATCGACACCGAGATGCTGGAGGGCCTGGACAAGGAGGCCGTGGCCGACAAGGTGCCGGTGGGCCGCCTCGGAACGGCTGAGGAGGTGGCGTCGCTGGTCGTCTTCCTGTGCTCGGACGAGGCGGCGTACATCACCGGCCAGGTGATCGGCGTGAACGGGGGCATCTACTGA
- a CDS encoding tetratricopeptide repeat protein → MAGADGSRPRSRWKRRLRRAGIVLATLVLLVCLASRAVDWVCFARPPALEGSPPILRQQVHEADGVLRIGPARLAKRDGIMHMYLAGDPFTLGYCHASLTRDILKEQEAELLETIKEHVPSRIGLWLLRKYVLIRNRDLPDHVAPRFQMEMLGLTMGSEDPFPEIGHLYHRVLNYHAAHDIAHAVMGLPMVGCTSFAAWGEATRDGHLLIGRNFDFDAGPGFDERKSVARVVPDEGFGYVSVAWPGLIGVVTGLNDAHLFISINAARSTDTRRIGTPVSLVMREVMQHASTIQEGVRIIEGSTVFVSDCYLLADGKTGRAVIVEKTPSRCSVLQPEGCFLVSSNHFVTDRLKDDSANTDYMAEGTTLTRYDRITELLSSRREPLTPADVAGLLRDRAVKGMPAPSLGHPAAVNSLATTHSVVVDATAGVIWVSAGPHQLGAYVPFGLDSFGQPADAEAIGADPMLTDGSLERAREAKTLLMQAADLVDDGDSEEARRRLRRAVDLNPVWYAPHLGLGQIALDCGEWDEAREHLRTAQELCPAFGTERERLRALLARAAGRR, encoded by the coding sequence CGCCCGCCCACCCGCGCTGGAAGGCTCGCCCCCCATCCTCCGGCAGCAGGTCCACGAGGCCGACGGCGTGCTCCGGATCGGTCCGGCCCGGCTGGCGAAGCGCGACGGCATCATGCACATGTACCTGGCCGGCGATCCGTTCACGCTCGGGTACTGCCACGCGTCGCTGACACGGGACATCCTGAAGGAGCAGGAAGCGGAGTTGCTGGAGACGATCAAGGAGCACGTCCCCTCGCGCATCGGCCTGTGGCTGCTGAGGAAGTACGTCCTGATCCGCAACCGGGACCTGCCCGATCACGTGGCCCCGCGCTTCCAGATGGAGATGCTGGGCCTCACGATGGGGTCGGAGGACCCGTTCCCCGAGATCGGCCACCTCTACCACCGCGTGCTCAACTACCATGCCGCGCATGACATCGCGCACGCCGTCATGGGCCTGCCGATGGTCGGATGCACTTCCTTTGCCGCATGGGGCGAGGCAACGCGGGACGGCCATCTCCTGATCGGCCGGAACTTCGACTTCGACGCCGGGCCGGGATTCGACGAGAGGAAGAGCGTGGCGCGCGTTGTCCCCGACGAGGGCTTCGGCTACGTGTCGGTCGCCTGGCCGGGTCTGATCGGCGTCGTCACGGGGCTGAATGACGCGCACCTGTTCATCAGCATCAACGCCGCCCGCTCCACGGACACGCGTCGGATCGGAACGCCCGTCAGCCTCGTCATGCGCGAGGTCATGCAGCACGCGTCGACAATCCAGGAGGGCGTCCGGATCATCGAGGGCAGCACGGTCTTCGTCTCCGACTGCTACCTGCTGGCAGACGGCAAGACGGGCAGAGCCGTCATCGTGGAGAAGACGCCGTCCCGGTGCTCGGTCCTGCAGCCCGAAGGGTGCTTCCTCGTGTCGTCGAACCACTTCGTGACGGACCGACTCAAGGACGACTCGGCCAACACGGACTACATGGCCGAAGGGACCACCCTGACCCGCTACGACCGCATCACGGAGCTTCTGTCGAGCCGGCGGGAACCGCTCACGCCGGCGGACGTGGCGGGCCTCCTGCGCGACCGAGCGGTGAAGGGGATGCCGGCCCCGTCGCTGGGACATCCGGCGGCGGTCAACTCGCTGGCGACGACGCACTCGGTCGTTGTGGACGCCACGGCCGGCGTGATCTGGGTGTCGGCCGGCCCCCATCAGCTCGGCGCCTATGTCCCGTTCGGTCTGGATTCCTTCGGGCAGCCGGCCGACGCCGAGGCCATCGGCGCCGACCCCATGCTGACCGATGGCTCTCTGGAACGTGCCCGCGAGGCGAAGACGCTCCTCATGCAGGCCGCGGACCTCGTGGATGACGGCGACAGCGAAGAGGCCCGGCGGCGCCTCCGCAGGGCCGTCGATCTGAACCCGGTGTGGTATGCCCCCCACCTGGGACTCGGGCAGATCGCGCTCGACTGCGGTGAATGGGACGAGGCGCGCGAGCACCTCCGCACGGCGCAGGAGCTGTGTCCTGCGTTCGGGACGGAGAGGGAGAGGCTCCGGGCCCTGCTCGCCCGGGCCGCCGGGAGGCGTTGA